From Mya arenaria isolate MELC-2E11 chromosome 12, ASM2691426v1, the proteins below share one genomic window:
- the LOC128210785 gene encoding serine-aspartate repeat-containing protein F-like, whose protein sequence is MSCLLHGELRHSTDRDPYNVRTTPTYTDRDPYNVRTTPTDTDRDRYNVQTTPTDTDRAPYNVRTTSTDTDRDRYNVQTTPTDTDRAPYNVRTTPTDTDRDRYNVQTTPTDTDRAPYNVRTTPTGTDRDPFNVRTTPTDTDRDRYNVQTTPTDTDRAPYNVRTTPTDTDRDRYNVRTTPTDTDRVPYNVRTTPTDTDRVPYNVRTTPTDTDRDRYNVRTTPTDTDRAPYNVRTTPTDTDRDRYNVRTTPTDTDRDPYNVQTTPTDTDRDPYNVQTTPTDTDRDPYNVRTTPTDTDRDPYNVRTTPTGTDRDPYNVRTTPTDTDRDPYNVRTTPTDTDRDPYNVRTTPTGTDRDRYNVRTTPTYTDRDPYNVRTTPTDTDRDPYNVRTTPTGTDRDRYNVRTTPTDTDRDRYNVRTTPTDTDRDPYNVRTTPTGTDRDPYNVQTRQTDTDRDPYNVRTTPTGTDRDRYNVRTTPTYTDRDPYNVRTTPTDTDRDPYNVRTTLTGTDRDPYNVRTTPTDTDRDRYNVRTTPTDTDRDRYNVRTTPTGTDRDPYNVRTTPTGTDRDRYNVRTTPTDTDRDPYNVRTTPTGTDRDPYNVQTRQTDTDRDPYNVRTTPTDTDRDPYNVRTTPTYTDRDRYNVRTTPTDTDRDPYNVRTTPTDTDRDPYNVRTTPTGTDRDRYNVRTTPTYTDRDPYNVRTTPTDTDRDPYNVRTTPTDTDRDPYNFSWKIHNT, encoded by the exons atgaGCTGCCTACTGCACGGTGAGCTGAGGCACA GCACTGACCGCGATCCTTACAACGTACGAACAACACCGACATACACTGACCGCGATCCTTACAACGTACGAACAACACCGACAGACACTGACCGCGATCGTTACAACGTACAAACAACACCGACAGACACTGACCGCGCTCCTTACAACGTACGAACAACATCGACAGACACAGACCGCGATCGTTACAACGTACAAACAACACCGACAGACACTGACCGCGCTCCTTACAACGTACGAACAACACCGACAGACACTGACCGCGATCGTTACAACGTACAAACAACACCGACAGACACTGACCGCGCTCCTTACAACGTACGAACAACACCGACAGGCACTGACCGCGATCCTTTCAACGTTCGAACAACACCGACAGACACTGACCGCGATCGTTACAACGTACAAACAACACCGACAGACACTGACCGCGCTCCTTACAACGTACGAACAACACCGACAGACACAGACCGCGATCGTTACAACGTACGAACAACACCGACAGACACTGACCGCGTTCCTTACAACGTACGAACAACACCGACAGACACTGACCGCGTTCCTTACAACGTACGAACAACACCGACAGACACAGACCGCGATCGTTACAACGTACGAACAACACCGACAGACACTGACCGCGCTCCTTACAACGTACGAACAACACCGACAGACACAGACCGCGATCGTTACAACGTACGAACAACACCGACAGACACTGACCGCGATCCTTACAACGTACAAACAACACCGACAGACACTGACCGCGATCCTTACAACGTACAAACAACACCGACAGACACTGACCGCGATCCTTACAACGTACGAACAACACCGACAGACACTGACCGCGATCCTTACAACGTACGAACAACACCGACAGGCACTGACCGCGATCCTTACAACGTACGAACAACACCGACAGACACTGACCGCGATCCTTACAACGTACGAACAACACCGACAGACACTGACCGCGATCCTTACAACGTACGAACAACACCGACAGGCACTGACCGCGATCGTTACAACGTACGAACAACACCGACATACACTGACCGCGATCCTTACAACGTACGAACAACACCGACAGACACAGACCGCGATCCTTACAACGTACGAACAACACCGACAGGCACTGACCGCGATCGTTACAACGTACGAACAACACCGACAGACACTGACCGCGATCGTTACAACGTACGAACAACACCGACAGACACTGACCGCGATCCTTACAACGTACGAACAACACCGACAGGCACTGACCGCGATCCTTACAACGTACAAACAAGACAAACAGACACTGACCGTGATCCTTACAACGTACGAACAACACCGACAGGCACTGACCGCGATCGTTACAACGTACGAACAACACCGACATACACTGACCGCGATCCTTACAACGTACGAACAACACCGACAGACACAGACCGCGATCCTTACAACGTACGAACAACACTGACAGGCACTGACCGCGATCCTTACAACGTACGAACAACACCGACAGACACTGACCGCGATCGTTACAACGTACGAACAACACCGACAGACACAGACCGCGATCGTTACAACGTACGAACAACACCGACAGGCACTGACCGCGATCCTTACAACGTACGAACAACACCGACAGGCACTGACCGCGATCGTTACAACGTACGAACAACACCGACAGACACTGACCGCGATCCTTACAACGTACGAACAACACCGACAGGCACTGACCGCGATCCTTACAACGTACAAACAAGACAAACAGACACTGACCGTGATCCTTACAACGTACGAACAACACCGACAGACACTGACCGCGATCCTTACAACGTACGAACAACACCGACATACACTGACCGCGATCGTTACAACGTACGAACAACACCGACAGACACTGACCGCGATCCTTACAACGTACGAACAACACCGACAGACACTGACCGCGATCCTTACAACGTACGAACAACACCGACAGGCACTGACCGCGATCGTTACAACGTACGAACAACACCGACATACACTGACCGCGATCCTTACAACGTACGAACAACACCGACAGACACTGACCGTGATCCTTACAACGTACGAACAACACCGACAGACACTGACCGCGATCCTTACAAC TTCTCATGGAAAATTCACAACACTTGA